In Paludisphaera rhizosphaerae, one DNA window encodes the following:
- the folP gene encoding dihydropteroate synthase, translating to MAVVWESRNRVLIADPVPRVMGIVNVTPDSFSDGGRWAGADAAVEHGLQLVEEEADILDVGGESTRPGADVVPVAEEIRRVVPVIERLVAAGRPISVDTMKPEVAREALAAGACIINDVSGLREPAMAEIAVDAGAAVVVMHMKGTPQTMQDDPQYHDVVAEVFDYLAERVRWCESMGIPRSRVAVDPGIGFGKTYEHNLLLLRNLDRFATLECALLLGVSRKGLLKTMTGKGMAQRLTSSVVCSLVGCTLGANIVRVHDVGPMIDAIKVWKEIRGWGSDDGYRDGIGG from the coding sequence GTGGCAGTCGTCTGGGAATCGCGGAACCGGGTCCTGATCGCCGACCCTGTCCCCCGCGTCATGGGAATCGTCAACGTCACTCCGGACAGCTTCTCCGACGGCGGCCGATGGGCCGGTGCGGACGCGGCCGTCGAGCACGGCCTGCAGCTCGTCGAGGAGGAAGCCGACATCCTGGACGTTGGCGGGGAGTCCACCCGCCCCGGAGCCGACGTCGTCCCCGTCGCCGAGGAGATCCGCCGCGTCGTCCCCGTCATCGAGCGACTCGTCGCGGCCGGCCGGCCGATCTCGGTCGACACAATGAAGCCCGAGGTCGCCCGCGAGGCCCTCGCGGCCGGAGCCTGCATCATCAACGACGTCTCCGGACTCCGCGAGCCAGCGATGGCCGAAATCGCCGTCGACGCCGGTGCGGCGGTCGTCGTCATGCACATGAAGGGAACGCCCCAGACGATGCAGGACGACCCTCAATATCACGACGTCGTCGCCGAGGTCTTCGACTACCTCGCCGAGCGGGTCCGATGGTGCGAGTCGATGGGGATCCCCCGTTCGCGGGTGGCCGTCGATCCGGGGATCGGATTCGGCAAGACGTACGAGCACAACCTGCTCCTCTTGCGGAACCTGGATCGATTCGCGACGCTGGAATGCGCCCTCTTACTGGGCGTCTCGCGGAAGGGTCTGCTCAAAACGATGACCGGCAAGGGGATGGCCCAGCGGCTGACGTCGTCGGTCGTCTGCTCGCTGGTCGGCTGTACGCTGGGCGCGAACATTGTCCGCGTGCACGACGTCGGACCGATGATCGACGCGATCAAGGTCTGGAAGGAAATTCGAGGTTGGGGGTCGGACGATGGCTACCGGGACGGAATCGGCGGTTGA
- a CDS encoding glutamate-5-semialdehyde dehydrogenase encodes MATGTESAVETLNEDARDVETICRELAVRARQAARSLATVGPGAKDAWLAAAARALETRTDELLAANALDVQAAPGLGLNAAAIDRLTLNPKRIGEMAQALLDVAALPDPVGEVVRSSRRPNGIEAVQVRVPLGVIFMIYESRPNVTVDAAAICVKSGNAAILRGGKEAIHSNRALHRILADELPSHGLPAHAVQLVPTTDRAAVGTLLNLPEYIDLAIPRGGEGLIRRVVAEARMPVMKHYQGICSVYVDQAADPDVATRIIVNAKAQRPGVCNAAETLLIHRAIAPSWLPQAAVALKAAGVTLRGDEKACEIVPDAAPASPMDWDTEFLDKILAVKVVDSMDEAIDHIARHGSSHTEAIITRDLAAARRFVACVDSSAVMVNASTRFNDGGQLGLGAEIGISTDKYHARGPCGLRELTSTKWIVYGDGQIRE; translated from the coding sequence ATGGCTACCGGGACGGAATCGGCGGTTGAAACCCTGAATGAAGACGCCCGGGACGTTGAGACGATCTGCCGTGAGTTGGCCGTCCGCGCCCGCCAGGCCGCCCGCTCGCTGGCGACGGTCGGCCCCGGCGCCAAGGACGCCTGGCTCGCCGCGGCGGCGAGGGCTCTGGAGACCCGCACCGACGAACTACTGGCGGCCAACGCCCTCGACGTTCAGGCTGCGCCCGGGCTCGGCCTGAACGCGGCGGCCATCGATCGCCTGACGCTCAACCCCAAGCGGATCGGCGAGATGGCGCAGGCCCTCCTCGACGTGGCCGCTCTGCCCGACCCCGTCGGCGAGGTCGTCCGGTCGAGCCGTCGCCCCAACGGGATCGAGGCCGTCCAGGTCCGCGTGCCGCTGGGGGTGATCTTCATGATCTATGAGAGCCGCCCCAACGTCACGGTCGACGCCGCCGCCATCTGCGTCAAGAGCGGCAACGCCGCGATCCTCCGCGGCGGCAAGGAGGCGATCCACTCCAATCGAGCGCTTCACCGGATCCTCGCCGACGAGCTTCCCTCGCACGGACTTCCCGCCCACGCCGTTCAGCTCGTCCCCACGACCGACCGCGCCGCGGTGGGGACTCTGCTGAACCTGCCCGAGTACATCGACCTGGCCATTCCCCGGGGCGGCGAGGGCCTCATCCGTCGCGTCGTCGCGGAGGCCCGCATGCCCGTGATGAAGCACTATCAGGGCATCTGTTCGGTCTACGTCGACCAGGCCGCCGATCCGGACGTCGCCACCCGAATCATCGTCAACGCCAAGGCCCAGCGACCCGGCGTCTGCAACGCGGCCGAGACGCTTCTGATCCACCGCGCGATCGCCCCTTCTTGGCTGCCTCAGGCGGCCGTGGCTCTCAAGGCGGCCGGCGTTACGCTCCGCGGCGACGAGAAAGCCTGCGAGATCGTGCCCGACGCCGCGCCGGCTTCTCCGATGGACTGGGACACGGAGTTCCTCGACAAGATCCTGGCCGTCAAGGTGGTGGACTCGATGGACGAGGCGATCGATCACATCGCCCGCCACGGCTCGTCCCACACGGAGGCCATCATCACCCGCGACCTCGCCGCAGCCCGTCGATTCGTCGCCTGCGTCGACAGTTCGGCCGTCATGGTCAACGCCAGCACCCGGTTCAACGACGGCGGCCAGCTTGGCCTCGGCGCTGAGATCGGCATCAGCACCGACAAATACCACGCCCGCGGCCCCTGCGGACTCCGCGAGCTGACCTCCACCAAGTGGATCGTCTACGGCGACGGCCAGATCCGCGAATAA